From Erigeron canadensis isolate Cc75 chromosome 5, C_canadensis_v1, whole genome shotgun sequence:
agtgtGGATTGATAATTAcaaattgtaataattataattgaagtatttagtgagggtaaaaagtgtaaattagtaagattttttctacaaatattaatataaatataatatactaatgTATTTGAATAacgattattaggatttttcatttattattaagttaatcatgacatcatcaattttcaatttgataaaatcgaaagttataattggttaataagctctTAGGTCTGTtggtttttaataatatatatatatatatatttgattcacTTCGTAACTATCGCtaaatttatagaaaatatCCAATTTATTTAGATTAACAATAATGGACTGacatcaagggtcaagattcaaatatcaactttgaatcttaacctttgattttaatccaaaggtcaagattctcTCAAATTCACCTATgaagttaataataactttagaaGATCTTAATCTAACAATAATCAAGTTTAGTCATTAAAAGTAATTACATCCTTACCAActcttatatatacacattaaaaaTGAGTCCATTTATGATCAAAATGATCcacaacctaaaaaaaaaaaagtcttctTGTAATCGAAGTTAGTCTCACACTTTGCAACATTTCGTCTATTAAATAAGGTTGAGTGCTTTTATTGTCTTTCATGATAGCTTTTGATAATCATCTACTTATATAACAAACTAGTCCTGATACTCATGATGTATGgtagttatatagattgtattataaaaaaaattcaaatatgacTCAAATATGATTCGTGAGTTTGAAATAAATTCAGACTAAAGTAAACCGATAATCGAAGTAAAATTATACTCCCTCCGCCCCATTAGAAGTGTCTTACTtagaatattcaaagtctttataTTTAACCAGTAACGATAAACATAGTATATGATAAACATAGAACTTTTAACCATCATAACGTGGTGTCAATCGTATCTGTCGTAACGCACGGGTATCACGCTAGTGTATATTAATATAAGGACATGTGTCCTACAAATATTATGCCAGTTGTcgcttaaaaaaatattaaatcatgttttagttGATTGATAGTgcggtgagttattttgagaactaatAAAAATATGCAAGAACAACTATATACCATACATTTTTCTGTctttataaaatcataaatcttCATGTAATTCATTCAATATGATTTATcttaaagaaattttttaaatgattCTCATGGTTTTCTGGTTCAAATATTTTTCACATgaacctttttatatattagtaaacCTTAAGAGAGTTAGAATTTGTTGTACCAGGAATAGTTAAGAAATCTATGGAGAATCTTGCAGCAAGTGCTAAAAAAAGAAAGCAACCTGAGGCAAATTCAGAGGCAGTTTATACTGAAGTCAAGCACCAAGATTTGGCATCAAAGAAGCAACGAGCTGTGGCATGGAAATATGATGTGTTTGTAAGTTTTAGAGGTGAAGATATTCGTAAAAGCTTCATTGATCATCTTTTCAAAGACTTCAAGCAAAATGGAATTCATGCTTTTAGAGATAATATCGCATTGCCTAGAGGAGAAGAAATATCTCCTCAACTTTACAATGCCATTGAAAATTCAAGGATTTTGATGGTTATCTTCTCCAAAAATTATGCTTCTTCATCATGGTGTCTAAGGGAACTTGTGAAGATTCTCAATTTAAAGCAGATGGAAAAAGCGCACCATGAAGTTCGAATCTTGTTTTATGATGTTAAGCCCGAAGTGGTGAGGAAACAAACTGAGAACTATGCCGAAGCATTTGCCAAACATCAAGTATCAAATAGAGCAGAGGTAGATGAATGGAAGAGAGCTCTGACAATGGCAGCTAGTTTATCTGGATGGGATCTTAATGACATGACAAATGGGTAAAAATTATGTAACTCAAACTTATTTGATTTAGCTATTTTTCATGCAAACAAGTCAATATGTTAGATGTATTAAAACTTGTCCTATGTTTTTCTATGAGCAGGTATGAGTCAAAGTTTATTGATTGTATCTCCAAAGACATCCGTAAGACATTATGTGATGTCCCATTACATGTCGGTGAGAACCTAGTAGGTGTAGATGCTCGTTTAAGTAAGCTGAACTTGGTGCACTTTATTGGTTCAAGTAAGGTTAATATGATTGGAATTTGTGGTATTAGCGGAATAGGAAAGACCACCATCGCTAAAGCTATTTATAACTCCATGTATGCGTACTTTGAGGGAAGTTGCTTCTGTGAGGATGTCAAAGGAGTCACCGAACGACAAGGGCTACCTCAAGTCCAGAAGCAATTTATTAATAAGATCATGAAAACCGAAGATGTGAAGATATCCCATATTAGTGAAGGAATTATGTTAATAAAGAAGAAAGTAGCATGTGAGCCGATCTTCCTTGTTATGGATAATGTGGATCATCACGAGCAGTTAGAAGCTCTAGCAGGTTCACATGACTGGTTTTGTCCTGGGAGTCTGATTATTTTCACTGGTAAAGACAAACAGTTGCTAAGATCTCATAGAGTTGATACAATTTATGATGTGGAGTTTTTAGATGATCGTGAAGATATTCAGCTTTTTTGTTTGTATGCTTTTGGCCAAACTTATCCAACACAAGATTTCAAGGAACTCTCGTACGAAGTTGTCAAATGTTTGCAAGGGCACCCTTTGGCTCTCAAAGTTGTTGGCAATGCTTTGTTTGGAAAGTCTACGCGTATATGGAGAAGTGAATTAAATAAACTCCAAAAGTACCCTAATGCAGAGATACAAAAAAGACTGCGACCAAGTTTTGATTTGCTAGATTTTGATCAGAAAAGTATCTTTCTCGATATTGCATGTTCCTTGATAGGGGAAAATATAGATCTTTGTGTACGTGTACTTGAGAGCGTTAATTGTTTTGCGGATGCTAACATTGATGTTCTAGTCGATAAATCACTAATTACAATAACTTTGGATGATTCGCTTCAAATGCATGAATTGATTCGAAGTATGGCTAGGGAAGTTCTACGTGAAGAATCTGATAGGCGTATCCGGTTGTGGGGGCCATCAGATGTTTACAGTATACTTGGTGAAAACAATATTGTAAGTATAATAAACTGTGTATGCTGCTCTTTTATTTCATACTCTACATGTTTCACTAATCAAATAATCGAATGATGATATTAATTACTCGTATCCAGTTAACAGATACAGCTAAAGAAGTTGAAGTTCTTGTCCTTTCGCAAGAGAAATCAACTAAAACGGTTCACGTGGATTGTAAATCTTTTTCGAAGATGAAAAAATTACGGATCCTTAAAGTTTGTTATCCACAGCCAAAAGACTTTCGACTCTCGTTTCAATTGAGCGTATCCACGGACATCAGTGTGAAGTTCTCAGGAAGTTTGGATTTTTTATCCAATCAGCTAAGATTGATTTATTGGCATGGATATCCTTTCAAGTGCTTGCCAGCAAATTTTTATCCAGAGAACATTGTTGCCATTGACTTGTCTTTCAGCAACATTAAAAGATTTTGGACAACTCCTAAGGTATGTGTTttttcatatatgattttctttgTTAATGGTAACGTTCTAATATCTTTTCTTATTGTCTTTGATTTCAGTGTTTTAAGAGCTTGAAAGTGATGAAGCTAAGGCACTGCCGTAACCTAAAAACTACCCCTGACTTCACAGAGATGGTCAATCTCGAAAAGCTAATTCTTGAAGGCTGTGTGAGTCTGGTTAAGCTTCACCCATCAATTGGAATGCTCAAGAAGCTTGTTAAGTTAAATATGAGAGACTGCATACAAATTTGGAGTTTCCCTTACAAAGTTGAATTGGATTCTCTTCAAGTTCTGATTCTTCCTAGATGCTTAAAAATGGACTACTCGACTCAGGAATCGGGCATCCTCGATAGTTTGATGAAGCTTTACGCTTATGGAACAACCATAACAGAATTTCAATCTTTTATATCGTCTCTAACTAACCTTCAAGTGCTAGAGATCGGTAGATATGAGCAAACCGAGTCTCCTGCCTGGTGGCCATCAATCTTCCAAAAGCAACCACAAAGTTTGGTGTTGTCTTCTTTGGCAAGTTTACGATTGCTAAAAGACCTCAGACTTAGAAACTGCAATATATCCGAGTTGTGCCATGACATTGGAGCCTTGTCATGTCTAGATACTTTAGATTTGAGTGGTAACAACTTTACTAACTTACCTGGAAGTTTGGGTCAACTTTCTCGCCTTGAAGATCTTATTCTGAATGGTTGCAAAGAGCTAGAAGTGTTGCCAGAACTTCCATCAAACATTGTGCGTCTTCAAGCATCTGAATGTACCTCCTTGCAAGAACCGCCAAGGCTATCTCACCGACAACGTATACTTGTGTGGCATGTACAAAATTGTCCAAAAATGTCTGGGAACGTTAACATAGATGATAGCCAGGTGTCTATGGCGCAGACTCGATTTATGGATTCAGATGCGTCTACAAAccagtttttattttttgtcgaATGTTTGGGTATCCTGAGCAACATAAGTGAATTCTTCGTGGGAGATAAACAGTTGACGTTAATATTAAGTGGGAAAAGAAGAATTCCACGGTGGTTTACAAATAAAAGCAAGGGAAGTCATATAAAGATAGAATTACCCCCAAATTGGTGCTTCTCTAAGTTCAAGGGATTTGGAATTTGTGCTGTATTCGAGCTCAAGGAGTCTCATCGTAAAGGATGCCCAGGATTCTCGGTAAACAACTTTGACGGAGCCTCTGTAACCGAGTTCCGTTCAAAGACAATCACAGGAATGGATGAACCAGGATTCTTTGTGTTGTGTGTATTTTTTACACGTGATCAGGGCTGGGAAAAAGCAAAGAATTTTGTCACGgttacattccaagatactACTAGTATTTATGAGGTGAAGGAGTGTGGTGTAAGACTTCTTTGTGATaacgatgatgaagatttaagacaacaacaagaagaagaagaagcatcAGTGTTAAGTATCATACAACACCTCTCACCAACCAGCGGGTACTTATTCTTAAACGACCGTGGTGTTTGGACCGGcatgtatttttaataaaaaaaattgtgtagtttataaattttcttAATCATAGCTTAAAAATGACAGTACTTTACTCATTTGATGTTTAATTTGCTAGAATGCGTTTTCAAATAgtttttatattgaaatttttaattttcaagatTGTatcagtatttttttttttttttagaaattgaaACGAATCGTTTACGGGTATTTTATTTaggccaaagtacttttttcgtcccgGGTTTTCGAATAAGCACTTTACATTCTCGCCGTtaatttttggctaaaatcgtccctgtgATTTACATTTCGTCCTTGGATCTGCTAACCCCCTCACGtgccttgcacgtgaggggcataTATGTCTTTTCACCCATTTGTCCCTATGGTTAAGTGCAaaattcgtccttatggtttgtcgtttttgcatttttcatctttttatttaacaaacttCCAgacaaaaatttaatcaaaaactaaaacaaactcaaataaaaaacctataaatacacCGACATATAAGGATCTAATTTAATACCGACCGGtgcaaaaaatttaatttattttattttaaaaaaaaaaggttataaaaCTTTACTACagtttaacgaaaatagtcaaaattccaattcattaaaaaaaacaaataggtaatttataacaaaatacaagaaagttcacaaattacaaaaaataacattaaagtattataaagttaattttaaaaaaattcaaaaatgtgAATACCGGAAGTAACGGGACGGTAATACCGAAAATATCAGAAATAATTGTACTGGGTTACCTTCCGATACCGGTATTACGGGTAAtactaccggtatttaaaacattgtatgtGCATATTTgcatttgaaagtgattgagCAGATCAtctaatgtatgtatataggtttttgttttgtttggattaaattggtacggtaatttttgttttttatgaaaatttttccTGGATTTGTTAACAACGAGGACGGAAAATGCAAAAAagataaaccacagggacgaagtttgcacttaactctatgaaaagatgaaaatgcccctcacgtgacttggatgtgagggggttaacggtaaagttataacggcagggacgaaatgcaaaccacagggacgattttagTCAAAAGTTAACGACGATGATGAAAAATGCTTATTcgaaaaaccacaaggacgaaaaaaaatactttgaccttttatttatttatttagaatgAAATAAGACTACTCGTCGTATTTTTACTTTTCTAAAGCAACCAGTACTAGTACTGCTGTAACATTCACACCAAGAATCAAAAATATAGTATAACTATTTTTCAAGCCCGTCTAATGAATGGGTAATTCGATGGacatatagttttaaaaatattgaataacatttactttaaaatttctagggataatgacctgtgaatgtagtgaactatgacaaaatgtctatgttatgtattgatctaatcgggggtctatgttatgtaacgaacttaccaaaactgtctaagtgatgcatgttacCGGGTAATCTACAAGTAGCCGGTTACCATCCATTTTTTAAGGGATAATGACATGtggatgtagtgaactatgatAAAATATccatgttatgtattgatctaatcgtaggtctatgttatgtaacgaacttaccaaaactgtctaagggatacatgttatttattgtttccaACTCCTCCCAAGAATTTAAAACTAGTATTTTCTTGTTtctatttagttatttattaatatcccgaaaagagaaatgatgaaTTCTGAGGTCAAGAGGATTTGATCTTTTCAACTTTAGGCTTGTAATGTGTTCTTCtaagtttgttgttttgttgcttTAACTAAAATCTAGCAATTAGTTATTCTTTCTCATTTCAATTCTTAGTTATGCTTCAAGAAGCCATGTAAGAATACGTCCCCTAGTCTctcattgtttgtttgtttgtgtgggttgtatatatgtacccttagatttgtgtgtgtcaatgtgtatatgtttgagaatatatataatgtttagtTTTAGGTTCTTGACCTTATAAGAGATTGTAATCTTCAAATGCGATTTTAATTTTcgagatctttgattttttggtaTATGATTGCGTTAGGGTTGATCGGAATGGGGAGGTAGGTAGCGGCCAAAATATATGAAGGTGTTTACagtttttacataattacagaacttatatacatatatgtttccataacttatatttatttatatatgttaaataaattacttaattattaagattaaaaaataaagggaaaaaaattgaTGACCGGCTTTAGCCTGTAAAATGCATcccttagacagttttggtaagtttgttacataacatagacctcCGATTAGATCACTACATAACATAGAttttttgtcatagttcactacatccaCATGTCATTATCCTTTAACAAAATGGATGGTAACCGGCTATCTGTAGATTACCCGGTAATATGCATTACTTAGACAGTTTTagtaagttcgttacataacatagacccccgattatatcaatacataacatagacattttgtcatagtttaCTACATCCACATGTTATTATCCCAAATTTAAACTACACAATTGACTAAAATAAAgtatacaaataaattaaacttcGAATACTACATCTTTCGATCAAACTAttacaaaatattattttaaaggatcataaatcattttataacaTACACATAATGGATGTTCACGCAAAGCACCAACGCAGCCATCTTTGGGGATCATCATATGCGTGAACAACAGGCAATAAGGGAATCATAGTGATCAACCAATACTCCACACCAACCTGTACAATAAAGAAAATTTCAAAGTCCATCGACAAAGCAACTCTTGAGTCATGCCCAAATGCCAAATTTCAAAGTCCATCGACAAAGCAACTCTTGAGTCATGCGCGCCCAAATGCCAAGAGAAAGTAGTacacatatataacatacaaattataagtaaaaatgaaacttgaaaaagaaaatgattctATTACAATTCTGACTGTGTGCTGAAAAGAAGACTTCAGATAGATATCATTTATCATGTGGCAACAAAGTGAAGGCTTCTATGTTCTCTCAAGTCTACCGAGGAAGATTTTAGAAAAAGAGAGGCTCTTTTGTGAGAAGAATGAATACATAACTAATTTTACTTTATCATTACCGTTAGAATGAAACTAAAATCATAAACGGAACTTATGTAATTAATCTTTGAATAGGCAGTAATAATTTCAAATTCAGTTCCAAAATGCAAATCTGAAAACCGCATTAGAAAGGCTGCAATAATTTCAAATCTAGCTTAAGTTATATAAATGCTACGTTTTATCAAGTATAAACCTTAACCAATAATCTCTTAAAAAAAGCTAAATTATAACTATCAAACTATTATTCAATAAAAAACTCTTTAAATTGGTGGAATCACCAAAAAATAAGTATATATCATTACTCTACATGTATTGCTCATACCTATTACATATTCCATTCATCTTTAAGGCTACAACAACTCATGACCACCTCTTCCTTTCCTGCTGCAGATGTGAGTTAACCATACCCATAAATCCACCACCActtcttttaaaaacattaggCAATCCTAATTAAGAATAATAAGATTAATAACGTCgcaaaaagtaaaacattatTATCATAATTAATACCATATAGCAACTATTTTTATTGGTTGTTCTATGAGAAATGCAAAAAGGACCAAACATTCATAAAACATAAATTGTAATCGCATTATTATAGTTTCCATAGAGTTTTCATCTCGGCAATAGATTTATCAACTGCTTAATATAATTGTAATCGCATTTTGCACACCAACTATTTATCAAGATAGCTTAAAACTTTGCAAAACACATGTTTCAGCCCACCCATAAATTTCAACCCTTCACCCAACCCATCACAGCAGCCAAATTTGCCACCCCTAATTCCCTAAATAATGTAATGTTACTTCATTAGTGTCATTCCTTTATATCCGTACACATTTGAACCAATAGATAGCCCACATTCAAAGGAAACCAATCAAATTAGCATTGGCCACATATGAACCAATATATAGCTAGCCCAAATTAACATGAGGCAAATCTAATGAGCATTAGCAactctttttctttataaacatCAAACGAACACCAAGCaaagaataataaaatgataactgATGAATCCTCCTaaatattagcctaaaaatcctcttaaaattATAAGAAGGTGACATATGGTATcgactaattctctttcctaatcttgcccttgattttttcatatgtcatcatctcattaattgttattcatttattaattgttattcatttagaaaactTACGGAAGCTTAAAATTGTTGAAGAAGGGTTGCAACATGTACTTGGAGTCACGGCAAGCTGTAGATATTGTTCAAGCACTATAATTAGAATAAATTTGAAGATACTAAAGGTCACTAAACTTCTAGAAAAGAGCCACGTGATATAAGTGTCACGATGGGTGGAATTGATTGAAACGGTACGTTCAGTGTGGGTCTATAAAGTTGATTGAAAGCTGGTTTTTTTGTGGTTTTGATTCGTGTTAAGTAGCCAAATGATTTTATACACGTAAAGGATAACTGATTAGATACataatgtttatattaaaaagttgaaaGCATGAAAGGCATGGCACAcataattcaaaatataaaaggaAGCTAAAAAATCGTTATCCTTGATAGACAATATCTAGTTATTTCAAGCTGCATTATAGAAAATCTTAAGTGAAACACCATCTTCTATATAACTATCATAAACCAATAATAGCACCATTCTCATTAACTATAAAATCaattaaagaaaactaaaaggttcatacttttattattaagcATCTGTTGCTTCATGCATGAAGCCTAAATGGGTATATGAAAAATCAACATAGAAAGGAAAATGATTtttgggataagtatcttgtaacgtaacaaactttgaatgaatgtct
This genomic window contains:
- the LOC122599066 gene encoding disease resistance protein RPV1-like, with product MENLAASAKKRKQPEANSEAVYTEVKHQDLASKKQRAVAWKYDVFVSFRGEDIRKSFIDHLFKDFKQNGIHAFRDNIALPRGEEISPQLYNAIENSRILMVIFSKNYASSSWCLRELVKILNLKQMEKAHHEVRILFYDVKPEVVRKQTENYAEAFAKHQVSNRAEVDEWKRALTMAASLSGWDLNDMTNGYESKFIDCISKDIRKTLCDVPLHVGENLVGVDARLSKLNLVHFIGSSKVNMIGICGISGIGKTTIAKAIYNSMYAYFEGSCFCEDVKGVTERQGLPQVQKQFINKIMKTEDVKISHISEGIMLIKKKVACEPIFLVMDNVDHHEQLEALAGSHDWFCPGSLIIFTGKDKQLLRSHRVDTIYDVEFLDDREDIQLFCLYAFGQTYPTQDFKELSYEVVKCLQGHPLALKVVGNALFGKSTRIWRSELNKLQKYPNAEIQKRLRPSFDLLDFDQKSIFLDIACSLIGENIDLCVRVLESVNCFADANIDVLVDKSLITITLDDSLQMHELIRSMAREVLREESDRRIRLWGPSDVYSILGENNILTDTAKEVEVLVLSQEKSTKTVHVDCKSFSKMKKLRILKVCYPQPKDFRLSFQLSVSTDISVKFSGSLDFLSNQLRLIYWHGYPFKCLPANFYPENIVAIDLSFSNIKRFWTTPKCFKSLKVMKLRHCRNLKTTPDFTEMVNLEKLILEGCVSLVKLHPSIGMLKKLVKLNMRDCIQIWSFPYKVELDSLQVLILPRCLKMDYSTQESGILDSLMKLYAYGTTITEFQSFISSLTNLQVLEIGRYEQTESPAWWPSIFQKQPQSLVLSSLASLRLLKDLRLRNCNISELCHDIGALSCLDTLDLSGNNFTNLPGSLGQLSRLEDLILNGCKELEVLPELPSNIVRLQASECTSLQEPPRLSHRQRILVWHVQNCPKMSGNVNIDDSQVSMAQTRFMDSDASTNQFLFFVECLGILSNISEFFVGDKQLTLILSGKRRIPRWFTNKSKGSHIKIELPPNWCFSKFKGFGICAVFELKESHRKGCPGFSVNNFDGASVTEFRSKTITGMDEPGFFVLCVFFTRDQGWEKAKNFVTVTFQDTTSIYEVKECGVRLLCDNDDEDLRQQQEEEEASVLSIIQHLSPTSGYLFLNDRGVWTGMYF